A genomic segment from Nitrospira sp. encodes:
- a CDS encoding Two-component system sensor histidine kinase, whose product MLRSLYGKLALIWLLLFCAVGILYTLLTVFTTGMYQQEVNQKLNRGLARNIVADQLLSSQGEVSPYALKELFHLLMVVNPSIEMYLLDADGAIINFSAPPDKIKRSTVSLGPIHSFLAQADAFPILGDDPRDVSRTKVFSASAIPLLGEPTGYLYIVLGGEEYDSVVDMLRRSYILRLSLWTALTGLLFALMAGLFLFNMLTRRLSKLALSMETFARNDFSDGVHVHHNDLISDQQSDEIDRLRTTFHRMVQRILQQVATLKQTDVLRRELVANVSHDLRTPLASLHGYLETLLMKEGTLTREEHKSFLDIALKQSQRLRELVGELFELARLDSREACLQREAFSIAELVQDVCQKFQLTVTNKGITLNSTFPNNLPFVAADIGLIERALENILQNAARYTPTGGTITVSLSPKPSSVRVCVSDTGCGIEADDLPYIFDRFYKANRQDRSGGAGLGLAITKRIIELHGSTIRAESTPNVGTVISFELSTPHA is encoded by the coding sequence ATGTTACGGTCGCTTTACGGCAAACTCGCCCTCATTTGGCTCCTCCTGTTTTGTGCCGTTGGGATTTTGTATACCCTTCTAACGGTCTTCACGACAGGCATGTATCAACAGGAAGTGAATCAGAAGCTGAACCGTGGCCTAGCTAGAAACATCGTTGCCGATCAACTACTAAGCAGTCAAGGAGAGGTCAGTCCCTATGCGCTAAAAGAACTGTTCCATCTGCTCATGGTTGTCAATCCGAGCATTGAAATGTACTTACTTGACGCAGACGGGGCTATAATTAATTTCTCTGCGCCCCCTGATAAGATCAAGCGCTCAACTGTGTCGTTGGGTCCAATCCACAGTTTTCTGGCTCAAGCTGATGCATTCCCCATTCTAGGTGACGATCCCCGCGATGTTTCTCGCACAAAGGTTTTTTCTGCTTCTGCGATACCCTTATTAGGGGAGCCAACGGGCTATCTGTACATTGTCCTGGGCGGCGAAGAATATGATTCCGTAGTCGACATGCTGCGAAGGAGCTACATTCTTCGTTTGAGCCTCTGGACTGCACTCACTGGGTTACTGTTCGCTCTCATGGCCGGTCTTTTTCTCTTCAACATGCTTACAAGAAGACTCAGTAAGCTGGCATTGTCGATGGAAACGTTCGCGAGAAACGATTTCTCAGATGGGGTGCATGTACACCACAATGACCTTATTTCGGACCAGCAGAGTGATGAGATCGATCGACTCCGGACAACATTCCATCGAATGGTGCAACGAATTCTCCAACAAGTGGCCACTCTCAAGCAGACAGACGTGCTTCGGCGTGAGTTGGTGGCCAATGTATCGCATGATTTACGAACACCTCTGGCATCCCTTCATGGATACTTGGAGACGTTGCTGATGAAGGAAGGGACGCTGACAAGAGAGGAACATAAGAGCTTTTTAGACATTGCTTTGAAGCAAAGCCAACGGCTCAGGGAACTTGTCGGGGAGCTCTTTGAACTGGCTCGCTTAGATTCTCGTGAAGCCTGCCTTCAACGCGAAGCATTCTCTATTGCCGAGCTCGTCCAGGATGTGTGTCAAAAGTTTCAACTCACCGTTACAAACAAGGGAATAACTTTGAACAGCACGTTTCCAAACAATCTTCCATTTGTGGCGGCCGACATCGGTCTCATCGAGCGAGCGTTAGAAAACATCCTCCAGAATGCCGCTCGTTACACCCCGACCGGAGGCACAATTACTGTTTCGTTAAGCCCGAAACCTAGCTCGGTCAGAGTATGCGTTTCAGATACTGGTTGCGGTATTGAAGCAGACGACCTCCCTTATATATTTGACCGGTTTTATAAAGCGAATCGGCAAGACCGATCGGGGGGAGCCGGACTTGGGCTCGCCATCACGAAGCGAATCATTGAGCTTCATGGAAGCACAATACGCGCAGAGAGTACCCCCAACGTCGGAACCGTCATTAGCTTTGAATTATCTACCCCCCACGCCTAA
- a CDS encoding Two-component transcriptional response regulator, OmpR family yields MVDMAKHILVVEDDVDIGRLLEMHLTDSEYAVDIVKTGNDGLHSVRSKKYDLVILDLMLPGVDGLEICRYIRSLPTYTLTLMLTAKSSELDRVLGLEVGADDYVTKPFSVRELLARIKALFRRSEAFGDKTPDLQKPIRGDGLYIDIEKRKVLVRGHPVDLTAKEFDLLLQFALHPGRVYTRSQLLDAVWGYGHDGYDHTVNSHINRLRGKIEKDSANPHFILTVWGVGYKFCEIGTSGLRG; encoded by the coding sequence ATGGTGGATATGGCTAAACACATCCTAGTCGTGGAAGATGACGTAGATATTGGTCGACTGTTGGAGATGCATCTGACGGATTCAGAATATGCCGTAGACATCGTCAAAACTGGAAATGATGGCCTTCATTCTGTCCGCTCGAAGAAATATGACCTTGTTATTCTCGACCTGATGCTTCCCGGCGTCGATGGATTAGAGATATGCCGGTATATTCGATCGCTCCCCACTTATACACTCACACTAATGTTAACGGCGAAATCATCGGAACTTGACCGTGTACTAGGGCTAGAAGTAGGCGCTGACGACTATGTGACCAAACCGTTTAGTGTTCGGGAATTGCTCGCGCGGATAAAGGCCCTCTTCCGCCGATCGGAAGCTTTTGGCGATAAAACGCCGGATCTCCAGAAACCTATACGGGGGGACGGTCTCTACATCGATATTGAGAAACGTAAGGTGTTAGTGAGAGGCCATCCCGTGGATCTCACAGCCAAAGAATTTGATTTACTCCTCCAGTTCGCTCTCCATCCCGGCCGTGTTTATACTCGATCCCAGCTTCTCGATGCGGTCTGGGGCTATGGTCACGACGGCTATGATCATACCGTGAACTCGCATATCAACAGATTGCGCGGCAAGATCGAAAAGGATTCCGCTAACCCCCACTTTATTTTGACCGTGTGGGGCGTCGGGTACAAATTCTGTGAAATAGGAACCTCCGGTCTACGGGGCTGA